From Leptotrichia wadei, one genomic window encodes:
- the tpx gene encoding thiol peroxidase, with protein MTEIKNKVTFKGNPITLTGNEVKAGQTAPDFTVLSPELKEIKLSDYKGKVVVIAVFPSVDTGVCALQLARFNQEAASFGDDVQLLTISVDLPFALGRYCADKGIANALTASDHKDLDFGTKYGFVIKELRLLARGVVIVDKNGIIQYVEYVPEIGEQPDYERALKVIKELTK; from the coding sequence ATGACAGAAATAAAAAATAAAGTAACATTCAAGGGAAATCCTATAACTCTTACAGGAAATGAAGTAAAAGCTGGACAAACAGCACCTGATTTTACAGTTTTATCACCAGAACTAAAGGAAATAAAATTAAGTGACTATAAGGGAAAAGTTGTTGTAATTGCAGTATTTCCATCAGTTGACACTGGAGTATGTGCATTACAGCTGGCTAGATTTAATCAAGAAGCCGCAAGTTTTGGAGATGATGTACAACTGCTTACAATTTCAGTTGACTTGCCATTTGCACTTGGAAGATATTGTGCAGACAAGGGAATTGCAAATGCCCTAACAGCTTCAGATCACAAAGATTTAGACTTTGGAACAAAATATGGATTTGTAATAAAAGAACTAAGATTGTTAGCCAGAGGAGTCGTTATTGTTGACAAAAATGGAATTATTCAATATGTAGAATATGTTCCAGAAATTGGAGAACAGCCAGATTATGAAAGAGCATTGAAAGTAATAAAAGAATTAACTAAATAA
- a CDS encoding ArsR/SmtB family transcription factor: MAKIMEEENENCEIKVIHKDIVEKVEKTMPEEEVVHDLSDFFKILGDTTRMKILSALFQEEMCVCDIAYLLKMTQSAISHQLRVLKQGRFVKYRKEGKVVYYSLEDEHIKHIVEQGMTHILEKR, encoded by the coding sequence ATGGCTAAAATAATGGAAGAAGAAAATGAAAATTGTGAAATAAAAGTTATACATAAAGATATTGTGGAAAAAGTGGAAAAGACAATGCCAGAAGAAGAAGTTGTACACGATTTGTCAGATTTTTTCAAAATATTGGGAGATACAACCAGAATGAAAATTTTAAGCGCTTTGTTTCAAGAGGAAATGTGCGTTTGTGATATTGCATATCTTTTAAAAATGACGCAATCCGCTATTTCACATCAACTGCGAGTATTAAAGCAAGGAAGATTTGTAAAATATAGAAAAGAAGGGAAAGTAGTGTATTATTCGCTGGAAGATGAGCATATAAAACATATTGTCGAGCAAGGAATGACACATATTCTGGAAAAAAGATAA
- a CDS encoding S16 family serine protease, translating into MAGKSDIKKQILEIEDVEELNTSEENKSKIKEYMEHYDKNEGSIDNYVIKIKKCLDIVNQLDWKRTLKEKKIDISKIRNILNERHYGMEKVKETILESLAMRHFMKKNDNKTPIILCLAGSAGTGKTSIAEAIAEALGKKFEKISMSGVSTTFELTGLTKGYTSAAPGRIIKTLAKFGCDDPLILLDEIDKVNQKKSEGDIEGVLLEILDPDQNKRFRDEFLELEYDLSNVMFLATANNLSEVSEPLKSRMEIIYLEDYNLEQKVEIAKNYIVPSINKKIGSKLFFSDDILKYVIQNYTNEAGVRKLKTILMKIYGRIAKEWLEKKKKVNVTLENIDSLICADKNPSISLKVNTEKSKIGEVMGMGVTSLGGRIMPIQTAVMPGDGKIIITGNLSEVMKEGINVAITYLRTKTEEYHLKNPNFYKENDIHVHFNENAVQKDGPSAGIAITTCILSALNRIELRQDMAFTGEITILGEILPVGGVAKKIEGAYKSGIRKFFVPKENEDCVNFIRKDIIDKIKIEFVENYEQIYSKLFLACEEEKNL; encoded by the coding sequence ATGGCTGGAAAAAGTGATATTAAAAAGCAAATATTAGAAATTGAAGATGTGGAAGAACTGAATACAAGTGAAGAAAACAAGTCTAAAATAAAGGAATACATGGAACATTATGATAAAAATGAAGGTTCAATAGATAATTATGTGATAAAAATAAAAAAATGTCTTGATATTGTTAATCAGCTTGACTGGAAGAGAACTTTAAAAGAAAAAAAAATTGATATTTCTAAAATACGGAATATTTTGAATGAAAGACATTATGGGATGGAAAAAGTAAAGGAAACTATTTTAGAAAGTTTAGCAATGCGTCACTTTATGAAAAAAAATGATAATAAAACCCCAATTATACTGTGCTTAGCAGGTTCAGCTGGAACAGGCAAGACTTCAATAGCTGAAGCAATAGCCGAAGCATTAGGGAAAAAATTTGAAAAAATTTCTATGAGTGGTGTATCTACAACATTTGAATTAACAGGGCTTACAAAAGGATATACTTCAGCTGCTCCTGGAAGAATTATAAAAACTTTGGCAAAATTTGGATGTGATGATCCTTTAATTTTATTAGATGAAATAGATAAGGTTAATCAGAAAAAATCGGAGGGAGATATTGAGGGAGTTTTACTCGAAATTTTGGATCCAGATCAAAATAAAAGATTTAGGGATGAATTTTTAGAGTTGGAGTATGATTTATCAAATGTAATGTTTTTAGCAACAGCTAATAATTTAAGCGAAGTTTCGGAGCCATTAAAAAGTAGAATGGAAATTATTTATTTAGAAGATTATAATTTGGAACAAAAAGTTGAAATTGCAAAAAACTATATAGTTCCAAGCATAAATAAAAAAATAGGTTCAAAATTATTCTTTAGTGATGATATTTTAAAATATGTGATACAAAATTATACAAATGAAGCTGGAGTTAGAAAATTAAAGACAATTTTGATGAAAATTTACGGAAGAATTGCTAAAGAATGGCTGGAAAAAAAGAAAAAAGTAAATGTAACTTTGGAAAACATAGATTCTCTCATTTGTGCAGACAAAAATCCCAGTATTTCGTTGAAAGTGAATACTGAAAAGTCAAAAATAGGAGAAGTGATGGGAATGGGGGTAACTTCGCTGGGAGGAAGAATTATGCCAATTCAAACGGCTGTTATGCCAGGAGATGGAAAAATTATAATAACTGGAAATCTTTCAGAAGTTATGAAAGAGGGAATAAATGTGGCAATTACATATTTGAGAACAAAAACTGAAGAATATCATCTAAAAAATCCTAACTTTTACAAGGAAAATGATATTCACGTACATTTTAATGAAAATGCTGTTCAAAAGGATGGGCCTTCCGCTGGAATCGCTATTACAACGTGCATCCTTTCAGCATTAAATCGGATAGAATTAAGGCAGGATATGGCTTTTACTGGAGAAATTACGATTTTGGGGGAGATATTGCCTGTTGGAGGAGTGGCAAAAAAAATCGAAGGGGCTTATAAATCTGGAATAAGAAAATTCTTTGTTCCAAAAGAAAATGAAGATTGTGTAAATTTTATAAGAAAAGATATAATTGATAAAATAAAAATAGAATTTGTGGAAAATTATGAACAAATTTATTCAAAACTTTTTTTGGCATGTGAAGAAGAAAAAAATTTATAA